A single Leptospira kirschneri serovar Cynopteri str. 3522 CT DNA region contains:
- a CDS encoding L-threonylcarbamoyladenylate synthase produces MSENKVNTLITDSTLEAAKILLKGGLVVFPTETVYGIGASAFDINACKRIYKVKNRPSDNPLILHVENFSSLKDCGETNDRADLIFQKFSPGPITGIFKKKNQNLFTAELDSVAVRIPSNPTALKFLEFCKVPVAAPSANFSGKPSLTKMEYILEEFTGKVDCILKGEEPQIGIESTVIDFISEPPILLRPGFIDKNDLLEILPDLQEMKSSDETSYVTPISPGLKYRHYSPACKVIFKNSLKGIPKEFAQIGFHFESNSVYQVLVSSNKEYMKEIYSFFVECDRRGVTEAWCEIPKEGKWKEVLINRISKAASR; encoded by the coding sequence TTGTCGGAAAACAAGGTTAACACTTTAATCACAGATTCAACTTTGGAGGCGGCAAAGATCTTGCTGAAAGGCGGACTTGTCGTTTTCCCTACGGAAACTGTTTATGGGATCGGGGCTTCCGCTTTTGACATAAACGCTTGTAAACGGATCTATAAAGTAAAAAACAGACCCTCCGACAATCCTCTTATACTTCACGTAGAAAATTTTTCTTCTCTTAAAGATTGTGGAGAAACGAACGATAGGGCCGATCTGATTTTCCAAAAATTTTCTCCCGGGCCGATCACAGGAATTTTTAAAAAGAAAAATCAAAATCTTTTTACAGCGGAATTAGATTCGGTTGCCGTTCGAATTCCTTCCAATCCTACGGCTCTAAAGTTTTTAGAATTCTGTAAAGTTCCAGTTGCAGCCCCTTCCGCTAATTTTTCTGGAAAACCATCCTTAACAAAAATGGAATATATTTTGGAAGAATTTACAGGAAAAGTAGACTGTATTCTAAAAGGAGAAGAACCTCAGATAGGAATCGAATCCACAGTGATCGATTTTATTTCCGAACCTCCGATCTTACTTCGGCCCGGTTTTATAGATAAAAATGACCTTTTAGAAATTTTACCCGACCTTCAAGAAATGAAATCATCAGACGAAACTTCTTATGTGACGCCTATAAGCCCCGGTCTTAAATACAGACATTATTCTCCCGCTTGTAAGGTTATATTCAAAAATTCTTTAAAAGGAATCCCTAAAGAATTCGCTCAAATTGGTTTTCATTTTGAATCCAATTCTGTTTATCAAGTTTTAGTTTCATCTAACAAAGAATATATGAAAGAAATCTATTCTTTTTTTGTAGAATGTGACCGAAGAGGAGTTACAGAAGCATGGTGTGAAATTCCAAAAGAAGGAAAATGGAAAGAGGTTCTGATCAATCGAATTTCCAAAGCCGCTTCGAGATAA